DNA from Terriglobales bacterium:
CCATCACGCTTGCGCTGGCCGCACGCCAGGTGCATGTCGTCGGGGCTTGGGATGATTTTCACGAAGACAATTAGCCGCAGATGAACCCAGATGAACGCTGATCCGGCAATTCGCAACGAAAAACTCGGAATTTTGAATGAGAAAACAGGTGGCTGACCGCCGACACCTCATTCTGCATTCTGCATTCTTAATTCTTCATTTCCTTGTCCGGCTAATCTCCGCTTCTCATCCCGCGCTTGCGCTCCAGGATCGTCTCCAGCGCCGCGTGCGTGTCTTTCGGCAGGTGATACGACTCCTGGTCATTGGGATATCCGCCGGCAATCACGTCGTCGCGGTATTGCTCCACCGCGCCGCGTATCGCGGCCCCGACATCTGCGTACTGCCGCACGAATTTCGCCGGCGCGCCGAAGTTCAGTCCCAGCATGTCGTGGATGACCAAAATCTGCCCGTCGCACTCCGGTCCGGCCCCGATGCCGATGGTCGGCGTTCCCACCTCCGCGGTGATCATGGCTGCCACTTCGCGCGGAATGCCTTCCAGCACCATCGAGAACACGCCCGCGCGCTCCAGTGCCACCGCGTCGCGCATCAATTGCTCGATCGCGCCCAACGTCTTGCCCTGGACCCTGTAGCCGCCCATGGCGTGCACAGATTGCGGCGTCAGCCCGATGTGACCCATCACCGGAATCTCGGCGTCGATAATTCGCCGGATGATGTCCACGCGCTTCTCGCCGCCTTCCACCTTCACCGCCTCCGCGCCTGCCTCTTTCACGAATCGCGAGGCGTTGCGCAGCGCTTCTTCGGCGCCCAGGTGATAGGAAGCGAACGGCATGTCGGCAACCAGCAGCGCGCGCTTGACGCCGCGACGCGTCGCCCGCGTGTGGTGCAGCATCTCCTCCATGCTGACCGCCAGCGTGTTGTCGTAGCCAAGCATCACCTGCGCCAGCGAATCGCCGACCAGGATGACGTCAATGCCGGCATCATCCACCAGCCTCGCCGTGGCGTAGTCGTATGCGGTAAGCGCGGTAATGGGCTCGCGCCGGTTCTTCTTTTCAGTTAATGAAAGGGTAGTGATCTTCTGGCGGGAATCGCCGATGGGTACGACGCTCACTTTGACCTCCAGTGCAGTTCCGCCACGCGGATACTGCCTGTGCCCGAATGCGGGCCTTTGCCTACATAGATGCAGGCAAGCTCATTGTAGGCGCAGTTCTTGCCGAACCGAAGCGAAAAAGTCGGAAACTCTGCCTAGCCCCCCTTACGACGGTCACCTTTACGCCGGTCTGCCCGCCGGCGCTCATTGCCCGAACGGGTGGCATTGGGAGGGGGCGGAACCGCAGGGTCACGCCGGTCCTTCCCGGACCGGATGGGGCCCTTGCGGCGCTCGCCCTTGCGGCGTTCTACGGATTCTGCCATGACTTCCCCATCTTACCCGATCAACTTGCCGCTGCTTTCGCTTCTACGTAGAAATCCTGCAGCGGGTATCCGCGCTCACGCCAGCCAAGAAAACCATCCGCCAGCGGGCGAACCCGCGTTACCCCCAGCCGCTTCAGCTGTTGCGCCACCCGGGCGCTGGTCGCTTCGTTCGGTCAAGTGCAGTAAAGAATGACCTCGCGATCCCGCGGAATCTCCCTGTGGCGCTGCTCAATTTCTTTGGGAGCGAACCGGATCGCCCCGGGAATCACCTGCGGATAGGGCAGAAAATCAAGCGGGTGGCGCAGATCTAGGATGGCCAGCGCTTCCCCGGCGTCGAGTTTCGCCTTCAGTTCCTCCGGCGTGATGCGAGCCATCCACAGCTCGCGTTGGAACTTCCGCCGCGCCAGGTATTTCCTGCCGATATACCCCGCAAACAACAGCACCAGCACAACCACCGCCACATCGCCCAGGCGGGAGAAGTAGAACGCCA
Protein-coding regions in this window:
- the panB gene encoding 3-methyl-2-oxobutanoate hydroxymethyltransferase, encoding MSVVPIGDSRQKITTLSLTEKKNRREPITALTAYDYATARLVDDAGIDVILVGDSLAQVMLGYDNTLAVSMEEMLHHTRATRRGVKRALLVADMPFASYHLGAEEALRNASRFVKEAGAEAVKVEGGEKRVDIIRRIIDAEIPVMGHIGLTPQSVHAMGGYRVQGKTLGAIEQLMRDAVALERAGVFSMVLEGIPREVAAMITAEVGTPTIGIGAGPECDGQILVIHDMLGLNFGAPAKFVRQYADVGAAIRGAVEQYRDDVIAGGYPNDQESYHLPKDTHAALETILERKRGMRSGD